Proteins encoded within one genomic window of Magnetococcales bacterium:
- a CDS encoding OmpA family protein — protein MKSIYLTIIRLGILCLILGTGPAKAGEQEAEGWSSEGWAQWHTLRGEHPFARTGTQLFFGQEGPIDSDGDGVPDEDDECPNTMKALRVDAKGCPVDEDMDGVPNDKDQCPHTPLGVKVDSFGCILDSDGDGVNNDQDKCPDTPKGVSVTSEGCWVIKDVDFRTNRWEIPVSAYSSLQSVVRVLKENPGMNFEIQGHTDSQGTDKINRRLSNKRAEAVKAFLVKRGIPKDRLTTKGYGASHPIADNSTQTGRAMNRRVELRQTP, from the coding sequence ATGAAATCAATTTATTTGACCATTATCCGGCTGGGAATCTTGTGTCTGATCCTCGGAACCGGCCCGGCCAAGGCTGGCGAACAAGAAGCGGAAGGCTGGTCCTCTGAAGGGTGGGCACAATGGCATACTCTGCGGGGCGAACATCCTTTTGCCAGGACCGGCACCCAACTCTTTTTTGGCCAGGAAGGTCCCATCGACAGTGACGGCGACGGGGTTCCGGATGAGGACGATGAATGTCCCAACACAATGAAAGCCTTGCGCGTGGATGCAAAAGGGTGCCCCGTGGATGAAGATATGGATGGTGTCCCGAACGACAAGGACCAATGTCCCCATACCCCGCTGGGTGTCAAGGTGGATTCCTTCGGATGCATTCTTGACTCCGATGGCGATGGGGTCAATAACGACCAGGATAAATGTCCGGATACCCCAAAAGGTGTCTCCGTCACTTCCGAAGGATGTTGGGTGATCAAGGATGTCGATTTCCGGACCAATCGCTGGGAAATTCCGGTCAGTGCCTACAGCTCCCTGCAAAGTGTCGTTCGGGTGCTGAAAGAAAATCCCGGGATGAATTTTGAAATTCAGGGACATACGGACAGTCAGGGCACGGACAAGATCAATCGGAGGCTCTCCAATAAACGGGCCGAGGCAGTCAAGGCCTTCCTGGTCAAGCGCGGTATTCCCAAAGATCGTCTGACGACAAAAGGATACGGTGCCAGCCATCCCATTGCGGACAATTCCACCCAAACCGGTCGGGCCATGAATCGCCGGGTGGAACTGAGACAGACTCCGTAA
- a CDS encoding DUF1640 domain-containing protein, giving the protein MSHTMITFDTHTYVKRLREAGVPEVQAEIQAEALLTLLEDRLATKQDVASLHLNIESMRAELKRDLEAMRGDLKRDLKEADGKIESLRADLKRDLKEADGKIESLRADLTRNMEIMHGDLKRDLKEADGKIESLRADLARNMEIMRGDLKRDMKEMDDKLEAIRAELKRGLKEMDGKIESLRNDLKRDLETMQASLQRDMARMQAENQRWMVGVAGAIVMAIFALLRVTGA; this is encoded by the coding sequence ATGTCGCACACCATGATCACTTTCGATACGCATACCTACGTCAAACGACTGCGGGAGGCCGGTGTCCCGGAAGTCCAGGCCGAGATTCAGGCCGAAGCCCTGTTGACCCTCCTGGAAGACCGTTTGGCAACCAAACAGGATGTTGCATCGCTTCACCTGAATATTGAGTCCATGCGTGCCGAATTAAAACGCGACCTGGAAGCGATGCGTGGAGACTTGAAACGCGATCTGAAGGAAGCGGATGGCAAGATCGAGTCCCTGCGTGCCGATTTGAAACGCGATCTGAAAGAAGCAGATGGCAAAATCGAGTCTCTGCGCGCCGATTTGACGCGGAATATGGAAATCATGCATGGAGACTTGAAACGCGATCTGAAGGAAGCAGATGGCAAAATCGAGTCCCTGCGTGCCGATTTGGCACGGAATATGGAAATCATGCGTGGAGACTTGAAACGCGACATGAAAGAAATGGATGACAAACTTGAAGCCATTCGCGCCGAATTGAAACGCGGTCTGAAGGAAATGGATGGCAAAATCGAGTCCCTGCGTAACGATCTGAAACGCGACCTGGAGACCATGCAGGCCAGCCTGCAACGCGACATGGCCAGAATGCAGGCCGAAAATCAACGCTGGATGGTCGGCGTTGCTGGTGCCATTGTCATGGCCATCTTCGCCCTGCTCCGTGTCACCGGGGCCTGA